A single window of Chitinophaga sp. XS-30 DNA harbors:
- a CDS encoding CocE/NonD family hydrolase, which produces MKYLLCVLFVLATGTIAFAQQAIQNDSDYVIQDSVLITTRSGVDIAAIIVRKKNNTAPLPAILFYTTYYQDANDAFFGKKSADRNYAGIVVYARGIKTDLKHYAPYEHEGTDIYDIIDWISKQPWCDGNVGMYGGSYTGYSQWATAKNIHSALKTIVPQVAVMPGYDVPMENNVQMNLGLYWPHDNIYKKEPLRRSLPFEWFENGIAFKNMDSLAGYKNPVFQKWLSHPDYDGYWQSMVPAPAEYAKINIPVLTTTGYYDGSQIGALQYFKLHNKYNKNANHYFVIGPYDHWGGQRKPAKILMGYEIDSVANINMMNLAYDWLDYILKGKSKPDLLKNKVNYQLMGTNEWIHAPTLQSTSNDTLTFYLDNKTLCVQKPEKKGFQKQTVDFKDRKSQNNYFTPEIIFDTLNASGGLIFASEPFEKDFSITGSFTGNLFTTINKKDMDVSLALYELMPNGKYFFLTRYVGRASYAKDNSKRQLLHPGKIENIPFDNTRFVSKKINRGSRLVILLNINKHPFEIINYGSGKPVSDETTGDAKEPLQIKWHNESYIKVPVWKD; this is translated from the coding sequence ATGAAATATTTACTTTGCGTGCTTTTTGTACTGGCTACCGGCACAATAGCATTTGCTCAACAAGCAATTCAAAATGACAGTGACTACGTAATTCAAGACAGTGTTCTGATTACAACACGAAGCGGCGTTGATATTGCTGCAATTATTGTTCGGAAAAAGAACAACACCGCACCGCTACCGGCAATCTTGTTTTATACTACATACTACCAGGATGCAAACGATGCTTTTTTCGGCAAGAAGTCTGCCGATAGAAACTATGCAGGAATTGTGGTCTATGCTCGTGGCATAAAGACTGATTTAAAACACTATGCTCCTTACGAACATGAAGGGACAGATATTTATGATATTATAGACTGGATCAGTAAACAACCCTGGTGCGATGGAAATGTAGGAATGTATGGCGGCAGCTATACAGGTTATTCTCAATGGGCAACAGCTAAAAACATTCACTCTGCTTTAAAAACAATTGTTCCACAAGTGGCGGTTATGCCGGGTTATGATGTTCCGATGGAAAACAATGTGCAGATGAATTTGGGTTTGTATTGGCCTCATGACAATATCTATAAAAAAGAACCTTTAAGGAGAAGCCTGCCTTTTGAATGGTTTGAAAATGGCATTGCTTTTAAAAATATGGATAGTCTGGCTGGCTATAAAAACCCGGTTTTCCAAAAATGGCTGTCCCATCCGGATTATGATGGTTATTGGCAATCGATGGTTCCTGCACCGGCGGAATACGCTAAAATCAATATTCCCGTCCTGACTACAACGGGGTATTACGATGGCTCCCAGATCGGGGCCCTTCAATATTTCAAACTTCATAACAAATACAACAAAAATGCCAACCACTATTTTGTTATCGGGCCTTATGACCATTGGGGAGGTCAACGCAAACCTGCAAAAATACTAATGGGTTACGAAATTGACAGTGTAGCAAATATCAACATGATGAATTTGGCTTATGACTGGCTTGACTACATTCTGAAGGGCAAATCTAAACCTGATCTGCTGAAAAACAAAGTCAACTATCAGCTTATGGGGACAAATGAGTGGATACATGCCCCCACCTTACAAAGTACAAGCAACGACACGCTGACTTTTTATCTGGACAATAAGACACTCTGTGTTCAGAAGCCCGAAAAGAAAGGATTTCAAAAACAAACGGTAGATTTCAAGGACAGGAAAAGTCAGAACAATTATTTCACACCGGAAATTATCTTTGATACGTTGAATGCAAGTGGTGGATTAATATTCGCATCGGAGCCTTTTGAGAAAGATTTTTCGATAACCGGCTCTTTCACTGGAAATCTATTCACAACAATCAATAAAAAGGATATGGATGTTTCGCTTGCGCTGTATGAGTTAATGCCCAACGGAAAATATTTTTTCCTTACCCGGTATGTTGGCAGGGCAAGTTATGCTAAAGACAATTCAAAAAGACAGCTATTGCATCCCGGTAAAATAGAAAATATCCCTTTTGACAATACCCGGTTTGTAAGCAAGAAAATCAACAGGGGAAGCCGTCTGGTCATTTTGCTTAATATCAATAAACATCCTTTTGAAATTATAAACTATGGTTCAGGAAAACCTGTTTCAGATGAAACAACAGGAGATGCCAAAGAACCATTGCAAATAAAATGGCACAACGAAAGTTACATTAAAGTTCCTGTCTGGAAAGATTAA
- a CDS encoding helix-turn-helix transcriptional regulator, with protein MNAAIAMVEKAANALADKHRMAILMSIACKDCVCCGDIKDLTCLSQPTVSHHIKILVDSGVLISTKEGRNIQLTINKEMMKQLSMFFLQLS; from the coding sequence ATGAACGCAGCGATAGCGATGGTTGAAAAAGCAGCGAATGCACTGGCGGACAAGCACCGGATGGCGATTCTGATGAGTATTGCCTGTAAGGACTGTGTCTGCTGCGGCGATATTAAAGATCTGACCTGCCTTTCTCAACCGACGGTTTCGCATCACATCAAAATATTGGTAGACAGCGGCGTGCTGATCAGCACGAAAGAAGGACGAAATATCCAGCTGACCATTAATAAAGAGATGATGAAGCAACTGTCCATGTTCTTCCTGCAATTGAGTTGA
- a CDS encoding thioesterase family protein codes for MIIKEPETPYLIRFNDCDPFGHLNNAAYLNYFMNAREDHLSASYGLHLKEYAVKGLGWVVTQHQIAYLKPAFVSEKVHIFSRVLDFSMQHIQVEMWMTDDAKKKIKSFLWSTFAHIDLKTGKRAEHDPALMELLGQIKVDHSGITGFDDRVAAMLQPR; via the coding sequence ATGATCATCAAGGAACCGGAAACTCCCTACCTGATCCGCTTCAACGATTGCGACCCTTTCGGGCATTTGAACAATGCCGCTTATTTGAATTATTTTATGAATGCGCGGGAAGACCATCTCTCTGCTTCTTATGGTCTGCATCTGAAGGAATATGCCGTAAAAGGACTAGGATGGGTAGTTACCCAGCACCAGATCGCGTATCTGAAACCCGCATTCGTATCGGAAAAGGTGCATATCTTCTCCCGGGTGCTGGATTTTTCCATGCAGCACATCCAGGTGGAAATGTGGATGACGGACGATGCGAAGAAAAAGATAAAATCGTTCCTCTGGTCCACCTTCGCACACATCGATCTGAAAACCGGCAAACGTGCGGAGCATGACCCGGCACTGATGGAACTGTTGGGGCAGATAAAGGTTGACCATTCCGGCATTACCGGCTTTGATGACCGGGTGGCGGCGATGCTGCAGCCCCGGTAG
- a CDS encoding TetR/AcrR family transcriptional regulator encodes MQTNNTTEQQIIAAARKIFVQKGLAGARMQDIADEAGINKAMLHYYYRSKDRLFEIVFEEAVGQLLSGVNDIFQADMTPREKIVAAVDHYITSLGRAPYLPLFVVHEISQNPERILQRFASTTLLPNIGLFLKELAVEMEQGRMRKVDPWQLMVSLISMCVFPFVGKPLLQAVFQINDKTFAKMMEERKHFITDFVLTSLEP; translated from the coding sequence ATGCAGACGAACAATACAACAGAACAGCAGATCATTGCCGCCGCCCGGAAAATATTCGTGCAGAAGGGGCTGGCAGGCGCCAGGATGCAGGATATTGCCGATGAAGCAGGCATCAACAAGGCCATGTTGCATTATTATTACCGCAGTAAGGACAGGTTGTTCGAGATCGTGTTCGAGGAAGCTGTAGGGCAATTGCTGTCCGGCGTGAACGATATTTTTCAGGCGGATATGACGCCGCGGGAAAAGATCGTTGCGGCGGTGGACCATTACATCACCTCGCTGGGCCGGGCGCCTTATCTGCCCCTGTTCGTGGTGCATGAGATCAGTCAGAATCCGGAACGCATTCTGCAAAGGTTTGCCAGTACCACATTATTGCCGAACATCGGCCTGTTCCTGAAAGAGCTGGCCGTGGAAATGGAGCAGGGGCGTATGCGCAAGGTAGATCCCTGGCAGCTGATGGTCAGCCTCATTTCCATGTGTGTGTTCCCCTTTGTGGGCAAGCCCTTGCTGCAGGCTGTTTTTCAGATAAATGACAAGACGTTTGCAAAGATGATGGAAGAGCGGAAACACTTCATTACAGATTTTGTGCTGACCTCGCTGGAGCCCTGA
- a CDS encoding TolC family protein — MKPLPPLLLLLLLLQAALAQEPLLSLDSARQQARRNYPLLRQQAAQDNITRLQLRNIRTNFLPQVELNGQATYQSAVTSIPIKLPNVDIPELSRDQYKATVDVKQLIYDGGATASQRELQLALQQAERQKVEVELYKLEQQVLQVYFNALLWNEHIAAREQMLAEVKQRKERLGAGVANGTVLASQVDQLQAELLKTEQQLFEAKTGRATAYKVMSMLTGKELAENTRLKLPPAAGEQNETLNRPELKLFSLQTGVLQQQSKLTGTRAMPRLSAFAQGGYGRPGLNMLENKFDFYYLAGLRLNWTLWNWRSNRTEQAVIREQEEQLRAQSDAFSLNTRTQLQQQSSEITNLAAAIEKDQEILELRTKVKQVSAAQLDNGVLTVHDYLTDLHAETQALIEKRTHEIQLVYARLNYQVIKGY, encoded by the coding sequence ATGAAACCTTTACCCCCTTTGCTTTTGCTGTTACTGCTTTTACAGGCAGCCCTCGCCCAGGAGCCTTTGCTCAGCCTGGATTCGGCCCGTCAGCAGGCGCGGCGGAACTATCCGCTGCTGCGGCAGCAGGCAGCGCAGGACAACATCACCCGCCTGCAGCTCCGCAACATCCGCACGAACTTTCTGCCGCAGGTGGAGCTGAACGGCCAGGCCACGTACCAGTCCGCCGTTACTTCCATTCCCATCAAACTCCCGAATGTGGACATTCCGGAGCTTTCGCGCGATCAGTATAAAGCCACCGTTGACGTAAAGCAGCTGATCTATGATGGCGGCGCAACGGCCAGCCAGCGGGAGTTGCAGCTGGCCTTGCAACAGGCCGAACGCCAGAAGGTGGAAGTGGAGCTTTACAAGCTGGAGCAGCAGGTGCTGCAGGTTTATTTCAATGCCCTGCTGTGGAATGAGCATATCGCAGCCCGTGAGCAGATGCTGGCGGAAGTGAAACAACGGAAGGAACGTTTGGGGGCCGGCGTAGCCAATGGCACTGTGCTGGCCAGCCAGGTGGACCAGTTGCAGGCAGAACTGCTGAAAACGGAGCAACAGCTTTTTGAAGCGAAAACAGGCAGGGCCACGGCATATAAAGTGATGTCGATGCTCACCGGGAAGGAATTGGCGGAGAATACCCGGCTGAAATTGCCCCCGGCCGCCGGGGAACAAAATGAAACGCTGAACCGCCCGGAGTTGAAACTGTTCAGCCTGCAAACCGGTGTGCTGCAGCAGCAGTCGAAACTCACCGGCACCCGCGCCATGCCCAGGCTCAGCGCCTTTGCACAAGGCGGTTACGGCAGGCCCGGGCTCAATATGCTGGAGAATAAATTCGACTTCTACTACCTCGCCGGCCTGCGCCTTAACTGGACGCTCTGGAACTGGCGGAGCAACCGCACGGAACAGGCCGTGATCCGGGAGCAGGAAGAACAGTTGCGCGCACAGTCGGACGCCTTTTCTCTAAACACCCGTACGCAGCTGCAGCAACAATCCTCCGAGATCACCAATCTAGCTGCAGCCATTGAAAAAGACCAGGAGATACTGGAACTGAGAACGAAGGTAAAACAGGTGTCCGCCGCCCAGCTGGATAATGGAGTGTTGACCGTGCATGATTATCTCACGGACCTCCATGCGGAAACGCAGGCCCTGATCGAAAAGAGAACGCACGAGATACAGCTGGTGTATGCCAGATTAAATTACCAGGTTATTAAAGGGTATTGA
- a CDS encoding HlyD family secretion protein, translating to MKTTVTIILSAILFAACNGGDAAADAYGNFESTEIIVSAEATGRLLRFDVEEGTILPARTVVGAIDSTQLSLKKAQLGANIEAVLSKRPDVSPQLGVIRQQIATWQREKQRVENLLKANAATTKQLDDVNARIAELEKQYASTASSLQTQVSGLTSETQPLRYQVEQVEEQLAQSRIINPVEGTVLVKYVENGEVVSFGKPLYKIADLRTMYLRAYISGDQLGQVKTGQEVIVQTDLPGGEMKSWKGTISWISAEAEFTPKTIQTKEERVQLVYALKVKVENDGGLKIGMPGEIRLSKN from the coding sequence ATGAAAACAACGGTAACGATTATACTTTCTGCGATCCTCTTTGCCGCATGCAACGGAGGAGATGCCGCCGCCGACGCCTACGGCAATTTTGAATCCACAGAGATCATCGTATCGGCGGAGGCCACCGGCAGGCTGCTTCGCTTTGATGTGGAAGAAGGTACGATACTGCCCGCCCGCACAGTGGTCGGCGCCATAGATTCCACGCAGCTCAGTTTGAAAAAGGCCCAACTGGGCGCCAACATCGAGGCGGTGCTTAGCAAACGGCCTGACGTATCTCCGCAACTGGGAGTCATCCGCCAGCAGATCGCCACCTGGCAGCGGGAAAAACAAAGAGTGGAGAACCTGCTCAAAGCCAATGCCGCCACCACAAAACAACTGGATGATGTCAACGCCAGGATAGCCGAACTGGAAAAACAATACGCCTCAACAGCTTCCTCCCTGCAAACGCAGGTCAGCGGCCTGACCAGCGAAACCCAGCCGCTGCGCTACCAGGTGGAACAGGTGGAGGAACAGCTGGCGCAATCCCGCATCATCAATCCTGTAGAAGGCACGGTGCTGGTAAAATACGTGGAGAACGGGGAAGTGGTGAGCTTCGGCAAGCCGCTGTACAAAATAGCGGACCTCCGCACCATGTACCTCCGCGCTTACATCTCCGGAGACCAGCTGGGCCAGGTGAAAACAGGGCAGGAGGTAATAGTGCAGACGGATCTGCCCGGCGGGGAGATGAAAAGCTGGAAAGGCACCATCAGCTGGATCTCCGCTGAAGCAGAGTTCACGCCCAAGACCATTCAGACGAAAGAGGAAAGAGTACAGCTGGTGTACGCGCTGAAAGTGAAAGTAGAAAACGATGGCGGCCTGAAAATAGGCATGCCCGGCGAAATACGGTTATCCAAAAACTGA
- a CDS encoding ABC transporter ATP-binding protein, with the protein MQPVVVQNIHKSFGDVKALHDISFTVEEGELFGLIGPDGAGKSTLFRILTTLLLADEGTAYVNGSDVVKDYRSVRSQVGYMPGKFSLYQDLTIEENLNFFATIFNTAVEENYELIRDIYEQIAPFKNRPAGKLSGGMKQKLALCCALVHKPQVLFLDEPTTGVDPVSRQEFWEMLKRLKTKGIPILVSTPYMDEATLCDRVALIQQGRIMQINTPAAIVEGFGRPVWAVRAVNMYRLLTDIRAFEGTHSCFAFGEYLHVTLDAAVSELETYLQPLEHEALQVLPATPGIEDSFMQLMQQNEAVEERAHQH; encoded by the coding sequence ATGCAACCTGTAGTAGTACAAAATATCCATAAAAGCTTCGGCGATGTGAAAGCGCTGCATGATATTTCCTTTACCGTGGAGGAAGGGGAACTGTTCGGGCTGATCGGTCCTGATGGCGCCGGGAAATCCACCCTGTTCCGCATCCTGACCACCTTGCTGCTGGCCGATGAGGGCACGGCATATGTGAATGGCTCCGATGTGGTGAAGGACTACCGTTCCGTACGCAGCCAGGTGGGCTATATGCCGGGGAAATTCTCGCTTTACCAGGACCTCACCATCGAAGAGAACCTGAATTTTTTTGCCACCATCTTCAACACCGCTGTGGAAGAAAATTACGAGCTGATCAGGGATATCTATGAGCAGATCGCACCATTCAAAAACAGGCCCGCCGGCAAGTTGTCCGGGGGGATGAAACAGAAGCTGGCCCTGTGCTGCGCGTTGGTGCACAAACCGCAGGTGCTTTTCCTGGATGAGCCGACCACCGGTGTGGACCCGGTCTCGCGGCAGGAGTTCTGGGAGATGCTGAAGCGCCTGAAAACAAAAGGCATTCCCATCCTGGTATCCACACCGTACATGGATGAAGCTACGCTTTGCGACCGGGTGGCGCTGATACAGCAGGGCCGCATCATGCAGATCAATACACCGGCAGCCATCGTGGAAGGTTTCGGAAGACCGGTATGGGCCGTGCGTGCTGTGAATATGTATCGTTTGCTGACAGATATCCGCGCGTTCGAAGGCACGCACAGCTGCTTCGCATTCGGTGAATACCTGCACGTAACGCTGGATGCAGCCGTATCTGAACTGGAAACTTACCTGCAACCACTGGAGCATGAAGCGCTGCAGGTTCTTCCCGCAACGCCGGGGATTGAAGATTCGTTCATGCAGCTGATGCAGCAAAACGAGGCGGTAGAGGAACGAGCACATCAACATTAA
- a CDS encoding ABC transporter ATP-binding protein produces MKNYAIITKALTKRFGNFTATDAITFEVAQGEIFGFLGANGAGKTTAMRMLCGLLTPTSGEAMVAGYDIYRQTEQVKRRIGYMSQKFSLYEDLTVKENIRFYGGIYGLGYAQIREKTAALLQKLQMEKEGNMLVSSLPLGWKQKLSFSIAVIHDPSIVFLDEPTGGVDPITRRQFWDLIYEAADRGVTIFVTTHYMDEAEYCNRISIMVDGKIKALDTPHKLKEQFNAGSMNQVFLQLARAKS; encoded by the coding sequence ATGAAAAACTATGCGATCATCACAAAAGCCCTGACCAAACGTTTCGGCAATTTCACCGCTACGGACGCCATCACCTTTGAAGTGGCGCAGGGAGAGATATTCGGTTTCCTGGGAGCCAACGGCGCGGGAAAGACCACGGCCATGCGCATGCTTTGCGGCCTGCTCACCCCCACCAGCGGAGAAGCCATGGTAGCCGGCTACGACATTTACCGGCAAACGGAGCAGGTGAAGCGCCGTATCGGTTACATGAGCCAGAAATTTTCGTTGTATGAAGACCTTACCGTAAAGGAGAATATCCGTTTCTACGGCGGCATCTACGGCCTCGGATATGCCCAGATCAGGGAAAAGACCGCCGCGCTGCTGCAAAAACTGCAAATGGAAAAGGAAGGCAATATGCTGGTCAGCTCCCTGCCCCTTGGCTGGAAGCAGAAGCTGTCCTTCTCCATCGCTGTCATTCACGATCCTTCCATCGTGTTCCTGGATGAGCCTACCGGGGGCGTGGACCCGATCACCCGCCGCCAGTTCTGGGACCTTATCTATGAAGCGGCGGACAGGGGCGTGACCATTTTTGTGACTACGCATTATATGGATGAGGCGGAGTATTGCAACCGTATTTCCATTATGGTGGACGGGAAGATCAAAGCGCTGGACACGCCGCACAAACTGAAAGAACAATTCAACGCCGGTTCCATGAACCAGGTATTCCTGCAATTGGCAAGAGCAAAATCATAG
- a CDS encoding ABC transporter permease, with translation MRQFLVFVRKECYHIFRDKRTLLILFGMPVVLIVLFGFAITNEIHQAQIAVLDHSQDAFSHRLINRMTASGHFAVSHYLSSRDAVETAFREGDIKLVLVIPDRFGHDFHHARKAPLQLITDSSDPNTATTLTNYANAIIMQYQEEMGGKTDLPLTITTAVRMEYNPSLKGVFLFVPGVMTLILMLVSAMMTSITITREKELGTMEILLVSPLRPLLIIAGKVLPYIALSFIISLLILAMGYWVFGMPVKGSLVLLLLECLLFGLTALSLGILISTITNSQQTAMMISMMGLLLPTILLSGFVFPLESMPVPLRVLSNIFPAKWFIIILKNIMLKGGGLQQVWLPTLILSGMTVFFLGLSIRNFKTRLS, from the coding sequence ATGCGTCAGTTCCTGGTATTTGTCAGAAAAGAATGTTACCATATTTTCCGCGACAAGCGTACGTTACTGATCCTGTTCGGCATGCCGGTCGTGCTGATCGTGCTGTTCGGTTTTGCGATCACCAACGAGATCCATCAAGCGCAGATCGCTGTGCTGGACCATTCGCAGGATGCCTTCAGCCACCGGCTGATCAACCGGATGACCGCTTCCGGTCATTTTGCGGTGAGCCATTACCTTTCTTCCCGCGATGCGGTGGAAACGGCATTCCGGGAAGGAGATATCAAACTGGTATTGGTGATCCCCGACCGGTTCGGGCACGATTTTCATCACGCCCGCAAAGCGCCCCTGCAACTCATCACCGATTCATCAGACCCCAATACCGCCACAACATTGACCAATTACGCCAATGCCATCATCATGCAGTACCAGGAGGAAATGGGTGGTAAAACGGACCTGCCTTTAACGATCACCACAGCGGTGCGGATGGAATACAATCCTTCGCTCAAGGGCGTTTTCCTCTTCGTCCCCGGGGTGATGACGCTGATCCTCATGCTGGTGTCCGCCATGATGACCTCCATCACCATCACACGGGAGAAAGAGCTGGGTACGATGGAAATACTGCTGGTATCGCCGCTGCGCCCGCTGTTGATCATCGCCGGGAAAGTACTGCCATACATCGCCCTGTCATTCATCATCTCCCTGCTGATCCTGGCGATGGGTTACTGGGTGTTCGGCATGCCCGTGAAAGGCAGCCTTGTGCTGTTGCTGCTGGAATGCCTGTTGTTTGGCCTCACCGCTTTGTCCCTCGGTATCCTCATATCTACCATCACCAATTCCCAGCAAACGGCCATGATGATCTCCATGATGGGGCTGCTGCTGCCGACCATTCTTTTGTCGGGCTTCGTATTCCCGCTGGAGAGCATGCCGGTGCCGCTGCGGGTATTGTCCAATATCTTCCCGGCAAAATGGTTCATCATTATCCTGAAGAACATCATGCTGAAAGGCGGCGGCCTGCAACAGGTCTGGCTGCCTACGCTGATCCTCTCGGGGATGACGGTATTTTTCCTGGGACTGAGTATCCGCAACTTTAAAACAAGATTAAGCTGA
- a CDS encoding ABC transporter permease — protein MRTLFFILQKEFLQIFRNRSMLPIIFVVPVVQLLVLSFAANYEIRNLTIDIVDQDGSSWSRQLRDKLLASGYFSLHRQTWDPKTAYNDLAMDRADLVLTIPPHFERDLVREDEARLHIMVNAINGSKAGLAAGYASSIIGSFNRQLRLDWLALDEDDGPARIAVDQRYWYNPDMNYKYFMVPGILGVLVTLIGGFLSGMNIVKEKETGTIEQINVTPIRKFHFIIGKLLPFWIIALFELGFGLVAGLLVFNLPVEGNIVWVFLYAAVYLLAILGLGLLISTFTDTQQQAMFISWFFLIIFILMGGLFTPIESMPVWAQKITLFNPAAYFIKVIRMVMLKGSGWADIRYYFGIMFVFAAVINGIAIWNYRKTV, from the coding sequence ATGCGTACCCTCTTTTTCATATTACAGAAAGAGTTCCTGCAGATCTTCCGCAACCGCTCTATGCTGCCCATCATTTTTGTGGTGCCCGTGGTACAGTTGCTGGTGCTGTCTTTTGCCGCCAATTACGAGATCAGGAACCTCACTATTGATATCGTGGACCAGGATGGTTCATCCTGGAGCCGTCAGTTGCGGGACAAGCTGCTGGCTTCCGGTTATTTTTCCCTGCACCGCCAGACCTGGGACCCCAAAACGGCGTACAACGATCTTGCGATGGACCGGGCGGACCTGGTGCTGACCATTCCGCCGCATTTTGAGCGGGACCTGGTGCGGGAAGATGAAGCCCGTTTGCATATCATGGTCAATGCCATCAACGGCAGCAAGGCCGGTCTTGCGGCGGGATATGCCAGCAGCATCATCGGCAGCTTCAACCGGCAGCTGCGGCTGGACTGGCTGGCGCTGGATGAAGACGACGGCCCCGCCCGCATCGCGGTTGACCAGCGGTATTGGTACAACCCGGACATGAATTACAAGTATTTCATGGTGCCGGGCATATTAGGCGTGCTGGTCACGCTGATCGGCGGGTTTCTCTCCGGCATGAACATCGTGAAAGAAAAGGAGACCGGTACAATAGAGCAGATAAATGTAACGCCTATACGCAAATTTCATTTCATTATCGGAAAGCTGCTGCCTTTCTGGATCATAGCGTTGTTTGAACTGGGATTCGGATTGGTGGCCGGCTTGCTGGTGTTCAACCTCCCGGTGGAAGGGAATATCGTCTGGGTATTCCTTTACGCCGCAGTGTACCTGCTGGCGATCCTGGGCCTGGGGCTGCTGATCTCCACATTTACCGATACCCAGCAGCAGGCCATGTTCATTTCCTGGTTTTTCCTGATCATTTTTATTTTGATGGGAGGGCTTTTTACACCGATAGAAAGCATGCCGGTATGGGCGCAAAAGATCACGTTGTTCAACCCCGCGGCTTATTTCATCAAAGTGATACGGATGGTGATGCTGAAAGGCAGCGGTTGGGCGGATATCCGGTATTACTTCGGTATCATGTTCGTGTTTGCGGCGGTGATCAATGGTATTGCCATCTGGAATTACCGTAAAACCGTTTAG
- a CDS encoding PLP-dependent aminotransferase family protein: MEHLYLQVADRIQAMIEKEVMKTGDKLPSVRSLSKEQGISMSTVFQAYYHLESKGYIEPRPKSGYYVRFSPRRLPEMPKACRPVKKASEVNVGDMITEVFNHLNPDDVLRFNVAAPPEELLPAARLSKSLIQAMRALPAGGVNYENLQGNLQLRRQIARMNMHWGVTTFTEEDIVTTTGCMDALTLCLSATTQPGDVIALESPAYCGTFQLAESLGLKVLELPTNPVTGVDLEYLDKAIPKFRIKACIFVTNFSNPLGACMPDKNKRELVKLVNKYDIPLIEDDIYADLYFGKTRPSSCKQYDRYGNVLLCNSFSKSLAPGYRVGWTMPGKYKDKVLRLKLNHSVSSATLPQAAIAHFLENGRYEHHLRNLRKMLHTQCLRYQQAIADYFPEDTCVTRPQGGYVLWLELNQAINTFELYDLAMKKKVSFAPGRIFSLQDRYNNCLRISHSHPWSKQMDDGLKTIGKLAHQLLQGRS; this comes from the coding sequence ATGGAACATCTATATCTCCAGGTGGCTGACCGCATCCAGGCCATGATCGAAAAAGAAGTGATGAAGACCGGCGACAAGCTCCCTTCCGTCCGCTCCCTGAGCAAAGAACAGGGTATCAGCATGAGCACCGTCTTCCAGGCGTACTATCACCTGGAAAGCAAGGGCTACATCGAGCCGCGTCCCAAATCCGGCTACTACGTGCGCTTCTCTCCCCGCCGCCTGCCGGAAATGCCCAAAGCCTGCCGTCCCGTCAAAAAGGCCTCGGAAGTGAATGTCGGGGATATGATCACCGAAGTGTTCAACCACCTCAATCCCGATGACGTTCTGCGTTTCAACGTAGCGGCCCCTCCGGAGGAGTTGCTGCCCGCCGCCAGGCTCAGCAAATCGCTCATTCAGGCCATGCGCGCACTGCCCGCAGGCGGCGTGAACTACGAGAACCTCCAGGGCAACCTGCAGCTGAGACGCCAGATCGCGCGGATGAACATGCACTGGGGCGTGACCACTTTTACCGAAGAGGATATCGTGACCACCACCGGATGCATGGACGCACTCACCTTATGCCTCTCCGCTACCACCCAACCGGGCGATGTCATTGCACTGGAAAGCCCCGCCTACTGCGGCACCTTCCAGCTGGCGGAAAGCCTCGGGCTGAAGGTACTGGAACTGCCCACCAACCCGGTCACGGGGGTGGACCTGGAGTATCTGGATAAAGCCATTCCCAAATTCAGGATCAAAGCCTGCATTTTTGTGACCAACTTTTCCAACCCGCTCGGCGCCTGCATGCCGGACAAGAACAAGCGGGAGCTGGTGAAGCTGGTGAACAAATATGATATCCCGCTCATCGAAGATGATATCTATGCCGATCTGTATTTCGGGAAAACACGGCCTTCCAGCTGCAAGCAGTACGATCGTTACGGCAATGTGCTGCTGTGCAATTCCTTCTCCAAATCCCTCGCCCCCGGCTACCGTGTGGGGTGGACGATGCCGGGCAAGTATAAAGACAAGGTCCTCCGCCTCAAGCTCAATCACTCCGTATCCAGCGCGACCCTCCCCCAGGCGGCCATTGCACATTTTCTGGAGAACGGGCGGTATGAGCACCATCTCCGCAACCTCCGCAAAATGCTGCACACCCAATGCCTCCGGTACCAGCAGGCCATTGCGGACTACTTCCCGGAAGACACCTGCGTTACCCGCCCCCAGGGCGGCTATGTATTGTGGCTGGAGCTGAACCAGGCTATCAATACTTTTGAGCTGTATGATCTGGCCATGAAAAAGAAGGTGAGCTTCGCCCCGGGCAGGATATTCTCGCTGCAGGACCGGTACAATAACTGCCTGCGCATCAGCCACAGCCATCCCTGGAGCAAACAGATGGACGATGGCCTGAAAACCATCGGCAAACTGGCGCACCAGTTGCTGCAGGGGCGTTCATAA